One window of the Candidatus Stoquefichus sp. SB1 genome contains the following:
- the sufB gene encoding Fe-S cluster assembly protein SufB, whose translation MAIDNLDIPTNHSEYDFIDEDVSVFKTPKGLNEEIVREISAIKKEPEWMLEYRLKALKCFLEKPMPTWGVDLSQMDFDEYTYYNRPSDNLTDKWEEVPETIKNTFNKLGIPEAEQHFLAGATAQYESEVVYHNMLEEVKEKGVIFLDIDSGLREYPEIFKKYFDTVIPYNDNKFSALNGAVWSGGSFIYVPPGVKLDKPLQSYFRINSERMAQFERTLIIVDKGSDIHYVEGCTAPSYSKDSLHAGVVEIVVLEDAKCRYTTIQNWSKNIYNLVTQRAKVYKNGSMEWVDGNIGSLVTMKYPTCILAQEGAKGTCITIAVAEDCQILDSGSKMIHLAPNTSSQIISKSISRTGGKVNYRGLVRHSKNAFNAKSKVECDTLILDEKSTSDTVPTNIMMNNDSIIEHEATVSKVSEDQLFYLMSRGLTKQQATEMIVMGFIEPFSRELPMEYAVELNQLIKLDMGEESIG comes from the coding sequence GTGGCTATTGATAATCTTGATATTCCTACAAATCATTCAGAATACGATTTTATTGATGAAGATGTATCTGTTTTTAAAACACCTAAGGGGTTAAATGAAGAGATTGTCAGAGAAATTTCAGCAATCAAAAAAGAACCTGAATGGATGTTAGAATATCGTTTAAAAGCATTAAAATGTTTTTTAGAAAAGCCAATGCCAACTTGGGGCGTCGATTTAAGTCAAATGGATTTTGATGAATATACATATTATAATCGTCCAAGTGATAACTTAACTGATAAATGGGAAGAAGTTCCTGAAACAATTAAAAACACTTTTAATAAATTAGGAATTCCTGAAGCTGAACAGCATTTTCTTGCTGGAGCAACGGCTCAATATGAATCAGAAGTTGTTTATCATAATATGTTAGAAGAAGTTAAAGAAAAAGGAGTTATTTTCCTAGATATTGATAGTGGACTAAGAGAATATCCAGAAATCTTTAAAAAGTATTTTGATACGGTCATTCCTTATAATGATAATAAGTTTTCTGCTTTAAATGGTGCTGTTTGGTCTGGTGGATCATTTATTTATGTACCACCAGGAGTGAAATTAGATAAACCATTACAATCTTATTTTAGAATTAATAGTGAAAGAATGGCCCAATTTGAAAGAACTTTAATTATTGTTGATAAAGGATCTGATATTCATTATGTGGAAGGCTGTACAGCACCTTCTTATTCTAAAGATTCATTACATGCTGGAGTTGTTGAAATTGTTGTTTTAGAAGATGCCAAATGTCGTTATACAACAATTCAAAACTGGTCTAAAAATATTTATAACTTAGTAACTCAACGAGCAAAAGTTTATAAAAATGGTTCAATGGAATGGGTTGATGGAAATATTGGTTCTTTAGTCACGATGAAATATCCAACTTGTATTCTGGCTCAAGAAGGAGCAAAAGGAACATGCATAACAATTGCGGTAGCCGAAGATTGCCAAATTTTAGATTCAGGTTCTAAAATGATTCATCTTGCGCCAAATACATCAAGTCAGATTATTTCTAAATCTATTTCTCGAACAGGAGGAAAGGTCAATTATCGTGGATTGGTGCGTCATTCAAAGAATGCTTTTAATGCCAAAAGCAAGGTTGAATGTGATACACTTATTTTAGATGAAAAATCAACAAGTGATACTGTTCCTACCAATATCATGATGAATAATGATTCAATTATTGAACATGAGGCAACAGTATCTAAAGTTTCTGAAGATCAATTGTTTTATTTAATGAGTCGAGGACTCACGAAACAACAGGCAACTGAAATGATTGTTATGGGATTTATTGAACCATTCTCTAGAGAATTGCCAATGGAATATGCAGTTGAATTAAATCAATTGATTAAATTAGATATGGGTGAAGAGAGTATTGGATAA
- a CDS encoding 5-formyltetrahydrofolate cyclo-ligase has protein sequence MKRVLDKHLIRQMMKEKRLQMDRKTFSLYDQNIYNLVLQHPYVQNSKMIACYVSLPNEVDTLALIETFLKTKSVCVPRVEGTIMHFYQIDSLDELQVGHFHVLEPTTSRKVLSQDIDIMLVPMMAFDGRKYRVGYGKGYYDKYFASGYQGYKLGLAYAMQYVNEIAVDEYDYALDEIITERDILK, from the coding sequence GTGAAGAGAGTATTGGATAAACATCTCATTAGACAAATGATGAAAGAAAAACGTCTTCAAATGGATCGTAAGACGTTTTCTTTATATGATCAAAATATATACAATTTGGTTTTGCAGCATCCTTATGTTCAAAATTCCAAAATGATTGCCTGCTATGTTTCTTTACCAAATGAAGTCGATACATTAGCTTTAATTGAAACTTTTTTAAAAACAAAATCTGTATGTGTTCCACGGGTTGAAGGAACAATCATGCATTTTTATCAAATTGATTCTTTAGATGAATTGCAAGTTGGACATTTTCATGTTTTAGAGCCTACGACCAGTCGCAAGGTGCTATCACAAGATATTGATATCATGCTGGTCCCAATGATGGCTTTTGACGGGCGTAAATATCGAGTCGGGTATGGCAAAGGGTATTATGATAAATATTTTGCGAGCGGATATCAGGGCTATAAATTGGGCCTCGCTTATGCCATGCAATATGTCAATGAGATTGCTGTTGATGAATATGATTATGCTTTAGATGAAATTATAACTGAAAGAGATATATTGAAATAA
- a CDS encoding sporulation protein YunB yields MKKWIITTLVLLIIIMASMTGVYLKLIPTLKEYGKMEVERFNQLIISHCYFTSDSQYKNLVIIERGEDNEIELLDFDMVKVNELATAIVMDIEQTYAALEEGTYLASDDSYYQRRLQAVSRSGIISQIPIATLLNLPAFSFLSPSIPVRYKHLSSVGSSIIKNIENYGVNHVMVELSIEVKMDLTMIYPFFLQYHTHSIKIPVLLEIFQGQVPLVYSH; encoded by the coding sequence ATGAAAAAATGGATTATAACAACATTAGTACTTTTAATCATTATCATGGCTTCTATGACAGGGGTTTATCTAAAGTTGATTCCAACTTTAAAAGAATATGGAAAAATGGAAGTAGAAAGATTTAATCAATTGATTATCTCGCATTGTTATTTTACAAGTGATTCTCAGTATAAGAATTTGGTCATTATAGAGCGAGGCGAAGATAATGAAATAGAACTGCTTGATTTTGATATGGTTAAAGTTAATGAATTAGCAACAGCTATAGTGATGGATATTGAACAAACATATGCAGCTTTAGAAGAAGGCACATATCTGGCAAGTGATGATAGCTATTATCAAAGAAGGCTTCAAGCTGTTAGTCGTAGTGGTATTATTTCACAGATCCCAATAGCAACATTATTAAATCTACCAGCCTTTTCATTTCTTTCACCATCTATCCCTGTGCGCTATAAGCATTTATCCAGTGTTGGAAGTTCCATTATCAAAAATATTGAAAATTATGGGGTTAATCATGTCATGGTTGAATTATCTATTGAAGTTAAAATGGATTTAACGATGATATACCCATTCTTTTTACAATATCATACGCATTCCATAAAAATTCCTGTTTTATTAGAAATATTCCAAGGACAAGTTCCTCTCGTTTATTCACATTAG
- a CDS encoding methyltransferase domain-containing protein gives MDFVSNIKNNERIRESLIGLKTLSDEELLLKSDHELKEKLIALLNHEDPKVRKNSAILLGHYDNTIDILLNAYQQEKTEYVKDAYLKGISMQDCHHYLDDLKDIQKQLLNFEDTEVKHIQAQLKILNPLILKNQVHKKKIIKLKHEPVDVILTSLPYYQFVLFESVLHLKYKPVTQGVLVRTDSIYDLLNIRTYKEILIPLRRATKMSISLESMSEGLKNCNICEILDILYDDQSLFYFRVVDSLRHKDPGLIKKVSEQIFQMYPHKLLNTTENYDIEIVLKEVRKDQVNAYLKLTHLQSPRFHYRREVIATSMQPYVAATLVQLAKPYMKDDGKVLDPFVGTGTLLIEKNFVKPSKFSMGIDIYGDGIEAARKNTKLAGQTIYYVHKDALRFVNNEMFDEIITDMPTFAQMNDEIQLRDVYDRFFDRIKRLVKPGGYVFLYTSEISLVRKNLRLQEGYLNLIEHYEIPRGKNMFYFFIMKVK, from the coding sequence ATGGATTTTGTAAGTAATATTAAAAATAATGAAAGAATTAGAGAATCTTTAATTGGATTGAAAACTTTATCTGATGAAGAGTTGCTTTTGAAAAGTGATCACGAACTCAAAGAAAAATTAATTGCTTTATTGAATCATGAGGATCCAAAAGTACGTAAAAACAGTGCTATTTTATTGGGTCATTATGATAATACTATAGATATTTTATTAAATGCTTATCAACAGGAAAAAACAGAATATGTCAAAGATGCTTATTTAAAAGGGATAAGTATGCAGGATTGTCATCATTATCTTGATGATTTAAAGGATATTCAAAAACAATTATTGAATTTTGAGGATACAGAAGTCAAACATATTCAGGCACAATTAAAAATACTGAATCCTTTAATTTTGAAAAATCAAGTGCATAAGAAGAAAATCATTAAATTAAAACATGAACCAGTTGATGTTATTCTTACCTCTCTTCCTTATTATCAGTTTGTTTTATTTGAATCTGTTTTGCATTTGAAATATAAACCTGTTACACAAGGTGTGCTTGTTCGAACAGATTCTATTTATGATTTATTAAATATCAGAACTTATAAGGAAATACTTATTCCATTACGTAGGGCAACCAAAATGAGTATTTCATTAGAGAGTATGAGTGAGGGATTAAAAAATTGTAATATCTGTGAAATTCTTGATATTCTTTATGATGATCAGTCATTGTTTTATTTCCGAGTTGTTGATTCATTAAGGCATAAGGATCCTGGTTTAATTAAAAAGGTATCAGAACAGATTTTCCAGATGTATCCACATAAATTATTAAATACTACAGAAAATTATGATATTGAGATTGTTTTAAAAGAAGTGCGTAAAGATCAAGTCAATGCGTATTTAAAACTGACTCATTTACAAAGTCCACGTTTTCATTATCGAAGAGAAGTCATTGCCACATCTATGCAGCCATATGTAGCTGCTACACTTGTTCAATTAGCAAAACCTTATATGAAAGATGATGGAAAAGTTTTGGATCCTTTTGTAGGAACAGGAACTTTATTGATTGAAAAAAACTTTGTGAAGCCATCTAAATTCTCAATGGGGATTGATATTTATGGTGATGGTATTGAAGCAGCGAGAAAAAATACCAAATTAGCAGGACAAACTATTTATTATGTGCATAAAGATGCATTGCGTTTTGTCAATAATGAAATGTTTGATGAAATTATTACAGATATGCCTACTTTTGCACAAATGAATGATGAAATTCAATTGCGAGATGTCTATGATCGTTTTTTTGACAGAATTAAACGTCTTGTCAAGCCTGGTGGATATGTTTTCTTGTATACAAGTGAAATTTCTTTAGTGAGAAAGAATTTAAGATTACAAGAAGGTTATCTTAATCTAATAGAACATTATGAAATACCAAGAGGTAAAAATATGTTTTATTTCTTTATTATGAAAGTCAAATAA
- a CDS encoding GIY-YIG nuclease family protein — protein sequence MYYVYMIRCSDESLYTGITTNLKRRLQEHLNQSPKAAKYTRSHPIKQLEAFWVCNNRKQASQLEYWLKKLSKKQKEMIIENNINLKKYLNKQLRIEDYCRDIYAFDNDYDNMRIGDEKDDDKRSK from the coding sequence ATGTACTATGTTTATATGATAAGATGTTCAGATGAAAGTTTGTATACAGGAATAACAACCAATTTAAAAAGAAGATTACAAGAACATCTTAATCAAAGTCCAAAAGCTGCAAAATATACAAGAAGTCATCCGATTAAGCAACTAGAAGCATTTTGGGTATGCAACAATCGTAAACAAGCTTCACAATTAGAATACTGGCTAAAAAAGTTGTCTAAAAAACAAAAAGAAATGATTATTGAAAACAATATTAACCTAAAAAAATATTTGAATAAACAATTGAGAATTGAAGATTATTGTCGAGATATATATGCATTTGATAATGATTATGATAATATGAGAATAGGAGATGAGAAAGATGACGATAAAAGAAGTAAGTGA
- a CDS encoding MerR family transcriptional regulator — MTIKEVSEKFHMTADTLRYYEKIGLIDPVKRNASGVRDYQEADLKRIEFLRCMRLSGLSIGMLTKYLELSDQGDETIGQRKEILLQQRAEILAKMQELQDTLDHLNHKIDTYDEKIGKKIS, encoded by the coding sequence ATGACGATAAAAGAAGTAAGTGAAAAATTTCATATGACAGCAGATACACTCCGTTACTATGAAAAAATTGGCTTAATAGATCCAGTCAAACGGAATGCGAGTGGAGTCAGGGATTATCAGGAAGCAGATTTGAAAAGAATTGAATTTTTACGTTGTATGCGATTGTCTGGGCTAAGTATTGGTATGTTAACAAAATATTTAGAATTATCTGATCAGGGGGATGAAACGATAGGACAACGTAAAGAAATTCTACTTCAGCAGCGTGCTGAAATTTTAGCAAAGATGCAGGAACTGCAAGATACACTTGATCATTTAAATCATAAAATTGATACATATGATGAAAAAATTGGAAAAAAGATATCATAA
- a CDS encoding aldo/keto reductase, whose translation MNEVRLGRTGIVVNKNGFGALPVQRVSMEEADIILKKAYAHGIRFFDSARAYSDSEEKIGHALSDVRENIYISTKTMATTVEDFWKDLDMSLKMLKTDYIDIYQFHNPSFCPKPNDGTGLYEAMLDAKQQGKIHFIGITNHGINVAKEALESGLYDTLQFPFSYLASEKEEALVRLCEEKDIGFICMKALSGGLISRSDAAYAYINEYANALPIWGIQKESELDEFISYQDQPPVMNDEIKAIIAHDQKELAGHFCRGCGYCMPCPQGIIINQCARMSLMLRRAPAAGWLSEKWQAEMKKIENCIHCGQCMRHCPYELNTPELLQKNYEDYQTFLK comes from the coding sequence ATGAATGAAGTCAGGTTAGGAAGAACTGGTATTGTTGTGAATAAGAATGGTTTTGGGGCTTTACCAGTCCAGCGTGTTTCAATGGAAGAAGCAGATATTATTTTAAAAAAAGCCTATGCACATGGTATTCGCTTTTTTGATTCTGCAAGAGCATATAGCGATAGTGAAGAAAAGATTGGTCATGCATTGAGTGATGTTAGGGAGAATATTTATATTTCAACAAAGACAATGGCAACGACTGTTGAAGATTTTTGGAAAGATCTTGATATGAGTTTAAAAATGCTGAAAACGGATTATATTGATATTTATCAGTTCCATAATCCCTCTTTTTGTCCAAAACCTAATGATGGAACAGGTTTGTATGAAGCCATGTTAGATGCTAAACAACAAGGGAAGATTCATTTTATTGGGATTACCAATCATGGAATCAATGTTGCAAAAGAAGCATTAGAGTCAGGACTCTATGATACTTTGCAGTTCCCATTTAGTTACTTGGCAAGTGAAAAGGAAGAAGCATTGGTTCGCTTATGCGAGGAAAAGGATATTGGTTTTATTTGTATGAAAGCTTTATCAGGAGGATTGATTTCACGTAGTGATGCAGCTTATGCATATATCAATGAATATGCGAATGCATTGCCTATTTGGGGAATTCAAAAAGAAAGTGAATTGGATGAATTTATTAGCTATCAGGATCAACCACCTGTAATGAATGATGAAATCAAGGCTATTATTGCACATGACCAAAAAGAGTTGGCAGGTCATTTCTGTCGTGGCTGTGGTTATTGTATGCCTTGTCCTCAAGGGATTATTATTAATCAATGTGCACGTATGTCTTTAATGTTAAGAAGAGCACCAGCAGCCGGATGGTTATCTGAAAAATGGCAGGCTGAAATGAAAAAGATAGAAAATTGTATACATTGTGGTCAATGTATGCGACATTGTCCATATGAATTGAATACACCAGAATTATTACAAAAAAATTATGAAGATTATCAAACATTTTTAAAATAG
- a CDS encoding aldo/keto reductase: MKYRKLGRSNIEVSEVSIGCEGLMEKSDEEVKRFVDEAHQLGVNFIDFYSSNPTARSAFGKAIKGQRKDWIIEGHLCSVWKNDQYLRTRKMSEVKAGFEDLLTRLQTDYIDIGMIHYVDGEKDFQEVFQGEVIAYAQELKKQGKIHFIGLSSHNPVIAMKAIQTGLIDVLLFSINPCYDMQPASENVDDLWADENYEKPLTNIDPDRQALYELCEKDNIAITVMKAFGGGDLLDANLSPFGVAMTPQQCIHYCLTRPGVVSVMAGAHNIAELKASVSYCTASPQERDYAPVLSCIPKHSFIGNCVYCGHCAPCVKGIDVASVNKFTDLCIAQKSVPETVREHYEALSHHASECIECGMCMRNCPFQVEIISKLKKAVEIFGK; encoded by the coding sequence ATGAAATATAGAAAATTAGGTCGAAGCAACATAGAAGTGAGTGAAGTTTCTATTGGTTGTGAAGGATTGATGGAAAAAAGTGATGAAGAGGTTAAACGTTTTGTTGATGAGGCTCATCAGCTAGGAGTCAATTTTATTGATTTTTATTCTTCTAATCCCACTGCAAGAAGTGCTTTTGGAAAAGCAATCAAAGGACAACGTAAGGATTGGATTATTGAAGGACATTTATGTTCAGTATGGAAAAATGATCAGTATTTACGTACTCGTAAAATGAGTGAAGTCAAGGCTGGATTTGAGGATTTATTGACACGTTTACAAACTGATTATATTGATATAGGGATGATTCATTATGTTGATGGTGAAAAAGATTTTCAAGAGGTTTTTCAAGGTGAAGTGATAGCCTATGCACAAGAATTAAAAAAACAGGGAAAAATTCATTTCATTGGACTCAGTTCACATAATCCAGTGATTGCGATGAAAGCTATTCAAACAGGTTTGATTGATGTTTTGTTGTTTTCTATTAATCCTTGTTATGACATGCAGCCAGCAAGTGAAAATGTAGATGATTTATGGGCTGATGAAAATTATGAAAAACCATTAACCAATATTGATCCAGATCGTCAGGCCCTTTATGAACTCTGTGAAAAAGATAATATTGCTATTACTGTTATGAAAGCATTTGGTGGTGGTGATTTGTTGGATGCTAATCTTTCACCATTTGGGGTTGCGATGACGCCACAACAGTGTATTCATTATTGTTTAACGCGTCCAGGAGTTGTTTCAGTTATGGCTGGAGCACATAATATTGCCGAATTAAAGGCTTCTGTGAGTTATTGTACAGCGTCTCCTCAAGAAAGGGATTATGCTCCTGTTTTATCTTGTATACCAAAACATAGCTTTATTGGTAATTGTGTCTATTGTGGACATTGTGCACCTTGTGTAAAAGGTATTGATGTTGCAAGTGTTAATAAATTTACTGATTTATGTATTGCTCAAAAGAGCGTCCCAGAAACAGTGAGAGAACATTATGAGGCATTATCACATCATGCCAGTGAGTGTATTGAATGTGGTATGTGTATGCGTAATTGTCCTTTTCAGGTAGAGATTATTTCTAAACTTAAAAAAGCAGTTGAAATATTTGGAAAATAA
- a CDS encoding MerR family transcriptional regulator, which produces MKINEVSLQFKISQDTLRYYEKIGLLGPILKDKCGNRDYRDKDIQRLKFLKCMREAGLSIHVLQEYIALYNQGDKTREERRNLLISQRDHFIEKKACIQKSIEQLNHKIENDEELLNKHI; this is translated from the coding sequence ATGAAAATTAATGAAGTGAGTTTGCAGTTCAAGATTAGCCAAGATACCTTACGCTATTATGAAAAAATCGGATTATTGGGTCCCATACTTAAAGATAAATGTGGCAATCGAGATTATCGGGATAAGGACATTCAACGCTTGAAGTTTCTCAAATGCATGCGTGAGGCAGGATTAAGTATTCATGTTTTACAAGAATATATTGCCTTATATAATCAAGGTGATAAAACAAGAGAAGAAAGAAGAAATCTTTTAATTTCACAAAGAGATCATTTTATTGAGAAAAAAGCATGTATACAAAAGTCTATTGAACAATTAAATCATAAAATTGAAAATGATGAAGAATTATTAAATAAACATATTTAA
- a CDS encoding ECF transporter S component, protein MKTRKITFGAMCLAISLLLPQVFHLIGMQQAGSIFLPMHIPIFIGGMLLGPIYGLFLGIFAPLTSFVVTGMPTAQRVLFMMCELATYGMISGLLFHQFHFSKKRWGSLLALLIAMLAGRVVYGIVIAIATYLFQMPLGGIEAVIMATMTGVPGMILQFIFVPLIVTMIDKGGYFHEPERIAKKA, encoded by the coding sequence ATGAAAACAAGAAAGATAACATTTGGTGCAATGTGCCTAGCTATATCATTGCTTTTACCACAAGTTTTTCACCTGATTGGTATGCAGCAGGCAGGCTCAATATTTTTACCAATGCATATTCCTATTTTTATTGGAGGAATGTTGTTAGGACCTATTTATGGGTTATTTTTAGGTATCTTCGCACCTTTAACAAGTTTTGTAGTAACAGGTATGCCAACAGCACAAAGAGTTCTTTTTATGATGTGTGAATTGGCAACATATGGAATGATAAGTGGTTTATTATTCCATCAATTTCATTTTTCTAAAAAAAGATGGGGGTCACTGTTAGCTTTATTAATAGCGATGTTAGCTGGAAGAGTTGTCTATGGTATTGTTATTGCAATAGCAACTTATTTATTTCAAATGCCACTTGGCGGAATTGAGGCTGTTATAATGGCTACAATGACAGGTGTTCCTGGAATGATTCTCCAATTTATTTTTGTACCATTGATTGTGACAATGATTGATAAAGGAGGATATTTTCATGAACCTGAAAGAATTGCAAAAAAAGCTTAA
- a CDS encoding DUF1893 domain-containing protein, which yields MNLKELQKKLKSEDYTLIADRNGELYVSYQRGIAPILNPMKEQQNFFKDAIVVDKVIGKATAMLLVLSEVRYIYAYILSQKAKDILDQYHIDYDYEKIVDYIENRDHTGMCPMEMTVAQLSDLHEAFIALVAKQQALFNQ from the coding sequence ATGAACCTGAAAGAATTGCAAAAAAAGCTTAAATCAGAAGATTACACATTAATTGCAGATAGGAATGGGGAACTTTATGTTTCTTATCAGCGTGGGATTGCGCCAATACTTAATCCAATGAAAGAACAGCAGAATTTCTTTAAAGATGCAATAGTGGTTGATAAAGTAATCGGAAAAGCAACAGCCATGTTATTAGTTTTATCAGAAGTGAGATATATTTATGCGTATATATTAAGTCAAAAAGCAAAAGATATTTTAGATCAATATCATATTGATTATGATTATGAAAAAATAGTTGATTATATTGAAAATAGAGACCATACAGGAATGTGTCCAATGGAAATGACTGTTGCCCAGTTATCAGATCTTCATGAGGCCTTTATTGCTTTAGTTGCTAAACAACAAGCTTTATTCAATCAGTAA
- a CDS encoding MATE family efflux transporter, with the protein MFHFKTDLLKDHILKSLLIFAIPILISNIFQQLYNTMDTMIVGNVLGDTSLAAIGACAAVYELLIGFALGVGNGLSIVTARSYGAHDEDLLKKSVAGSLVIGVILTLMIMLISFVFLYPLLELLKTPVEIIDESYSYIIIITMFVGVMFAYNLCAGLLRAIGNSVMPLVFLIISSLINIILDLLFITRYQMGIQGAAVATVIAQGISSLLCIFYIYKKCPILIPKRQHFQIDIALYKELAGQGFSMGFMMCIVSAGTVILQSSINKLGYLVIAGHTTARKLNSFCMMPSGTIGLALATFVSQNKGANQISRIREGVKYGHLIAIGWGVIITVILWFAAPFLVKLLSGSSEPTVIDNGTLYLRINAPFYAVLGILLNLRNSLQGLGMKIIPLVSSVIECFGKIIFVILFIPILGYLGVIICEPVIWCCMTLQLAWSFYHNPYIKSDDPQ; encoded by the coding sequence ATGTTTCATTTCAAAACAGATTTATTGAAAGATCATATCTTAAAGTCATTACTTATTTTTGCTATACCAATATTAATTTCAAATATTTTTCAACAACTTTATAATACAATGGATACAATGATTGTTGGTAATGTGTTAGGTGATACATCTTTAGCAGCAATTGGAGCCTGCGCTGCTGTGTATGAGCTGCTTATAGGTTTTGCATTAGGTGTTGGGAATGGTTTATCTATTGTCACTGCCAGAAGTTATGGTGCACATGATGAAGATTTATTAAAAAAATCTGTCGCAGGTTCACTGGTTATTGGAGTGATATTAACACTGATGATTATGTTGATATCATTTGTGTTTTTATATCCGTTATTAGAACTGTTAAAGACACCAGTTGAAATTATAGATGAATCTTATTCTTATATTATCATTATTACAATGTTTGTTGGGGTTATGTTTGCTTATAATCTTTGTGCAGGATTATTAAGAGCAATTGGTAATAGTGTTATGCCATTAGTTTTTTTAATTATATCATCTCTCATTAATATTATATTAGATTTATTATTTATTACTCGTTATCAAATGGGAATTCAAGGTGCAGCAGTTGCAACTGTTATTGCACAAGGAATTTCATCATTATTATGTATCTTTTATATTTATAAAAAATGTCCAATTTTGATTCCTAAACGTCAGCATTTCCAAATTGATATAGCACTCTATAAAGAATTGGCAGGTCAAGGTTTTTCAATGGGCTTTATGATGTGTATTGTTTCTGCTGGAACAGTTATACTCCAAAGTTCAATTAATAAATTAGGCTATTTGGTTATTGCTGGACATACAACTGCCCGTAAATTAAATTCTTTTTGTATGATGCCTTCTGGAACAATTGGTTTAGCATTAGCAACATTTGTATCACAAAATAAAGGTGCAAATCAGATTTCACGTATACGTGAAGGTGTTAAATATGGACATTTGATTGCGATTGGATGGGGTGTCATTATTACTGTGATTTTGTGGTTTGCAGCCCCATTCTTAGTGAAGTTATTATCTGGTTCTAGTGAACCAACCGTTATTGATAATGGAACATTGTATTTGAGAATCAATGCGCCGTTCTATGCAGTTTTAGGTATTTTACTGAATTTAAGAAATTCACTTCAAGGATTAGGAATGAAGATTATTCCTTTGGTATCGAGTGTTATTGAATGTTTTGGAAAGATTATATTTGTCATTTTATTTATTCCGATATTAGGATATTTGGGTGTTATTATATGTGAGCCAGTGATTTGGTGTTGCATGACTTTACAATTGGCATGGTCATTTTATCATAATCCTTATATAAAATCTGATGATCCTCAATAA